One segment of Candidatus Methylomirabilis sp. DNA contains the following:
- the def gene encoding peptide deformylase, whose product MAKLPILLYPSPVIRKKSLLVTSIDGQLQRFIDDMVETMYAAPGMGLAAPQVGALKRVIVLDPSHDPAHARPQVLINPVLVSGEGQVVEEEGCLCIPDLNESVSRFKQVVVKAYDRNEKEVILEGADLLARILQHEIDHLDGVLFIDRLSTAKRLLLKRRLKKAKKD is encoded by the coding sequence ATGGCGAAGCTACCCATCCTGCTCTACCCATCCCCCGTCATCCGAAAGAAATCGCTGCTGGTCACGTCCATCGATGGCCAGCTTCAGCGCTTCATCGATGATATGGTAGAAACCATGTATGCGGCTCCAGGCATGGGCCTTGCCGCTCCCCAAGTGGGAGCACTCAAGCGGGTCATCGTCCTGGACCCTTCTCACGATCCCGCACATGCACGGCCCCAGGTCCTGATTAATCCCGTACTGGTTAGCGGTGAAGGGCAAGTCGTGGAGGAAGAGGGATGCCTCTGCATCCCGGATCTGAACGAGTCGGTCTCACGATTCAAACAGGTGGTGGTAAAGGCATATGATCGGAATGAGAAGGAGGTTATTCTGGAGGGGGCTGACCTGCTGGCCCGTATCCTACAGCACGAGATCGATCACTTGGACGGTGTCCTGTTCATCGACCGTCTGAGCACGGCAAAGCGTCTCTTACTGAAGCGGCGGCTCAAGAAGGCGAAAAAAGACTAG
- a CDS encoding peptidylprolyl isomerase, whose product MSQCRAQGAKRKVQKWNAVSGFQYPTLPLGMAILYGVLTASVAHGVILDRVVAVVNDDVITLTEVQEEGLQTIRRIVRDTMGMEREQQLRSTERQILDELILRRLQLQEAKKEKIEAAPAEIQSTIEELKKRNGLASDEELRAALSRELLSEEQFRRGIADQVVLTKLVARRVRSKVVVLDEEVQQYYEQQQAQFRDMSQFKMRHLLVAIPKGSTPSEVSRAKRRIEEAQALIKSGTDFSSVAQQYSEGPLAASSGEVWMMRRGELAPELEQAALALPIGQASDIITTPAGFHIIVVEERVPGRVLPFDQVKEQIRTILFDRKAEATFKEWIEGLKTKANVEMKL is encoded by the coding sequence ATGAGTCAGTGTAGAGCGCAAGGCGCAAAGCGCAAGGTTCAGAAGTGGAATGCGGTCAGTGGATTCCAATACCCTACGCTCCCGTTGGGGATGGCCATCCTCTATGGGGTGCTGACGGCTTCCGTGGCTCACGGGGTGATCCTCGATCGCGTCGTCGCCGTTGTCAACGATGACGTGATCACCCTGACTGAGGTGCAAGAGGAAGGGCTTCAGACTATTCGAAGGATCGTGCGGGACACGATGGGGATGGAGCGAGAGCAGCAGCTCCGCAGCACGGAACGCCAGATCCTGGACGAGCTGATTCTCAGGAGGTTGCAACTTCAGGAGGCGAAAAAGGAGAAGATCGAGGCGGCCCCCGCAGAGATTCAGTCGACCATTGAGGAATTGAAGAAGCGCAACGGGTTGGCCAGCGACGAGGAGTTGCGGGCTGCTCTATCCAGAGAACTGCTCAGCGAGGAGCAGTTTCGGAGAGGGATTGCCGACCAGGTCGTCCTGACGAAGCTGGTAGCGAGGCGGGTGCGATCCAAGGTCGTCGTACTTGACGAGGAGGTCCAGCAATATTACGAGCAACAGCAGGCGCAATTCAGGGACATGTCCCAATTCAAGATGCGCCATCTCCTCGTGGCTATACCGAAGGGGTCGACGCCCAGTGAGGTATCGCGCGCCAAGCGCCGGATTGAGGAGGCGCAGGCGCTGATCAAGTCAGGGACCGACTTCTCTTCGGTCGCTCAGCAGTACTCGGAGGGGCCGCTCGCGGCCTCCAGCGGTGAGGTCTGGATGATGAGGCGCGGAGAGCTCGCGCCGGAGTTGGAGCAGGCCGCCCTTGCCCTGCCGATTGGGCAGGCCAGCGACATCATCACGACTCCGGCCGGCTTCCACATCATTGTCGTGGAAGAGCGGGTTCCTGGCCGGGTCCTTCCATTCGACCAGGTGAAGGAGCAGATTCGCACCATTCTGTTTGATCGGAAGGCCGAGGCCACATTCAAGGAGTGGATCGAGGGTCTCAAGACCAAGGCTAACGTCGAGATGAAATTGTAA
- the mfd gene encoding transcription-repair coupling factor has product MVIRSMEQSEDLLIPEIAEIVARLDSGVDALYLTGLFGASKALILSQIARLTRRPLVVLTSSSAEAELLAKDLHVFFRSPVGFLSERDEDPETGYQRIACLAGLATKELPLAVVSIQAALERLLPPSALLGAAFTLYVGRLIARDELLGALEVGGYRRVNQVTDRGEYSLRGNLLDLFPPKPVLSRVEGSDLPVRAEFFGDELLELRAFDPATQRSIRSVEQVTVLPVVEVPLTAEACQQALDALRKVEKAQSDSVPSEIIQALEDRRPFPALHAYLPYCYPEPADLMQYVAPDTVWVLIDQSSLKANSTSLAERGREGVTGSCLSFLNWSDLEQRLSLRPRIFLEEFLPTNCLAGEAAIGFQMRTIPAYRGRMMELVRDLEGWRRQSRRIHLVCRNEAQGRRLAEVLKEHDVAASLSPGMASPSEITILAGELSGGFHLDGASLTYITEAEIFGTRHIPPRRLRPKAVSLIASYQDLAYGDFVVHEDHGIGVYKGLRQIAVGGTEGDYLLIVYADHAKLYVPTSKLHLVHRYAGADGNPPALDRLGSASWTKAKERVKASVREMTQELLTLYAARQVVKGYALPPDTPWQREFEAGFPHEETPGQLQAIAEAKADMERDRPMDRLICGDVGYGKTEVAMRAAFKTVMGGKQVAILVPTTVLALQHSRTFSERFGGFPITVEMLSRFRSRKEQGDVLRGVRDGIVDIVIGTHRLLQKDVHFRDLGLLVVDEEHRFGVAAKERLKQIRRQVNVLTLTATPIPRTMHMSMLGVRDISTIETPPEDRLSIRTTVARFDPALIKEAIERELDRGGQVFFVHNRVESIQRVARLIKRLVPRARLTVAHGELPEERLERIMCDFYSGTFDVLLCTTIIESGLDVGAANTIIIDRADALGLAQLYQLRGRVGRDKHRGYAYLLVPEDAVLSEVAKKRLQVIAELTELGSGFKVAARDLEIRGAGNLLGAEQHGQIAAVGFDLYCRLIESTVRELKGEAAAEPVEPSVRLEAEGYMPEAYVEDPNVRLQLYKRLAALTSAQEVSAFREELVDRFGEPPPETERLLTAITLRILARTLHIREVDASGKTIRLVFSESPPLAPAKVAALLREEGGRLRYIPKDAKPAGYERLEYRVDGVDKIATTQALLSRLQECR; this is encoded by the coding sequence CTTCTGGCGAAGGATCTGCACGTCTTCTTTCGCAGCCCGGTGGGCTTCCTGTCAGAACGTGATGAGGATCCCGAGACCGGGTATCAGCGAATTGCCTGTCTGGCGGGCCTTGCCACCAAGGAGCTTCCTTTGGCGGTTGTCTCTATCCAGGCTGCCCTCGAACGCCTTCTCCCTCCTTCGGCCCTCCTGGGAGCGGCATTTACGCTGTATGTTGGACGACTGATCGCACGGGATGAGCTTCTGGGCGCCTTGGAGGTAGGTGGCTACCGTCGAGTAAATCAGGTGACCGACCGCGGCGAATACAGTCTGCGTGGGAATCTCCTCGACCTCTTCCCTCCAAAACCTGTCCTGAGCCGTGTCGAAGGGTCGGATCTTCCTGTCCGCGCCGAGTTCTTTGGCGACGAACTGCTTGAGCTCCGCGCCTTCGATCCGGCCACACAGCGGTCCATCCGCTCTGTCGAGCAGGTCACCGTCCTGCCTGTTGTAGAAGTGCCATTGACGGCTGAAGCGTGTCAACAGGCCCTGGACGCACTCCGCAAGGTAGAGAAGGCCCAGAGCGACTCAGTTCCTTCCGAGATCATCCAGGCACTTGAGGATCGTCGCCCGTTCCCAGCTCTTCATGCCTATCTTCCGTACTGTTATCCGGAACCAGCCGATCTCATGCAGTACGTGGCGCCCGATACCGTCTGGGTCCTGATAGACCAGTCGAGCCTGAAGGCCAATAGTACAAGCCTCGCGGAGCGCGGTAGGGAGGGTGTTACCGGATCTTGTCTCTCATTCCTCAATTGGAGCGACCTTGAGCAGAGACTCTCCCTGAGGCCGCGGATCTTCCTGGAGGAGTTCTTGCCAACCAACTGCCTTGCGGGAGAGGCGGCTATCGGTTTCCAGATGCGCACCATCCCGGCCTACCGTGGACGAATGATGGAACTCGTACGGGACCTTGAAGGGTGGCGTCGGCAGAGTCGAAGAATCCACCTGGTCTGCAGAAATGAGGCCCAGGGTCGGCGCCTGGCTGAGGTGCTGAAGGAGCATGACGTCGCAGCCTCTCTCAGCCCAGGAATGGCGTCGCCAAGCGAAATCACTATCCTCGCCGGCGAACTCAGTGGCGGCTTCCACCTGGATGGGGCGTCACTGACCTATATTACTGAAGCCGAGATCTTTGGGACTCGACACATTCCGCCCCGCCGCTTACGACCGAAGGCGGTCTCCCTCATCGCCTCCTACCAGGATCTGGCCTACGGTGACTTTGTCGTTCATGAGGATCACGGAATCGGCGTATACAAAGGGCTGCGGCAGATTGCTGTCGGTGGGACAGAGGGTGACTATCTGCTCATCGTCTATGCCGACCACGCCAAGCTCTATGTGCCCACGAGCAAACTCCACCTGGTCCATCGGTATGCGGGCGCTGATGGCAATCCACCAGCCCTCGATCGGTTAGGAAGCGCTTCCTGGACCAAGGCCAAGGAGCGGGTCAAGGCTTCCGTTCGCGAGATGACCCAGGAGCTGCTCACGCTGTATGCAGCCAGGCAGGTGGTCAAAGGGTATGCCCTCCCCCCCGATACGCCATGGCAACGGGAATTCGAGGCTGGATTCCCGCACGAGGAAACCCCTGGCCAGCTTCAGGCAATCGCCGAGGCTAAGGCCGACATGGAGCGAGACCGGCCGATGGACCGCCTGATCTGCGGTGATGTCGGGTATGGCAAAACCGAGGTGGCGATGCGGGCCGCCTTCAAGACGGTCATGGGGGGGAAGCAGGTCGCGATCCTAGTCCCAACCACCGTTCTTGCCCTGCAGCACTCCCGGACCTTTTCCGAGCGGTTCGGCGGTTTCCCGATCACGGTGGAGATGCTCTCACGCTTCCGCAGTCGAAAGGAGCAGGGCGACGTACTGCGTGGCGTCCGTGACGGCATCGTCGATATTGTCATTGGCACCCACCGCCTGCTCCAGAAGGATGTCCACTTTCGGGACCTGGGGCTGCTTGTGGTAGATGAGGAGCACCGCTTCGGTGTCGCGGCTAAGGAGCGCCTGAAGCAGATCCGACGACAGGTCAATGTCCTGACGCTCACCGCCACGCCGATCCCGAGGACGATGCACATGTCGATGCTGGGAGTCAGGGACATCAGCACTATCGAAACCCCGCCGGAGGATCGCCTTTCGATCAGGACGACTGTAGCCAGGTTCGACCCGGCCCTTATCAAGGAGGCGATAGAGCGGGAGCTGGACAGAGGAGGACAGGTCTTCTTTGTTCATAATCGCGTAGAGAGTATCCAGCGCGTGGCGCGCCTGATCAAGCGGTTGGTCCCTCGGGCGAGGCTGACAGTGGCTCACGGCGAGCTGCCTGAAGAGCGCCTGGAACGGATCATGTGCGACTTTTACAGCGGTACGTTCGATGTTCTGCTGTGCACCACTATCATCGAATCCGGCTTGGATGTCGGTGCCGCCAACACCATCATCATTGATCGGGCCGATGCCTTGGGCCTTGCGCAGCTCTACCAGCTTCGCGGGCGGGTCGGTCGGGACAAGCATCGAGGGTACGCCTACCTCCTGGTGCCGGAGGATGCTGTGCTCTCAGAGGTAGCAAAAAAGAGGCTCCAGGTTATCGCGGAACTGACCGAACTCGGCTCCGGATTCAAGGTGGCGGCACGGGACCTGGAGATCAGAGGAGCGGGCAACCTCCTGGGAGCAGAGCAGCACGGTCAGATCGCCGCCGTGGGATTTGATCTGTATTGCAGGCTGATCGAGTCAACGGTCAGGGAGTTGAAGGGTGAAGCGGCTGCGGAGCCTGTCGAGCCTTCTGTCAGGTTGGAGGCGGAGGGGTATATGCCGGAGGCCTACGTCGAGGATCCCAACGTCCGGCTCCAGCTCTACAAACGGTTGGCTGCGCTCACATCTGCACAGGAGGTCTCCGCCTTTCGGGAGGAGCTGGTCGATCGCTTTGGTGAGCCTCCCCCTGAGACAGAGCGGCTGCTTACCGCGATCACTCTCAGGATTCTGGCTCGGACGCTCCATATCCGTGAGGTCGATGCTTCCGGTAAAACGATCCGCCTCGTTTTCAGTGAGTCGCCGCCTCTTGCTCCAGCCAAGGTGGCAGCCCTGCTTCGTGAAGAGGGCGGCCGGTTGCGCTACATCCCGAAAGATGCCAAGCCTGCGGGGTATGAGAGACTGGAATACCGGGTAGACGGGGTAGACAAGATCGCTACCACTCAGGCCCTGCTGTCGAGACTTCAGGAGTGTCGATGA